GGGTGTTGAACCTATCCTCGTTATGGGCCACCAGGTGTGCCAGAACTCCTTCTCACCATGGCCGAAATCCATGCGGAGGTGGCCTACAGTACCCAGTGCCTCGTCCAGCTTTTCTTCGGAATAGAACAGCCCCACCTCATCCAGGGAGGCGGGGCGCAGTACAAACTCACGATTATCCTGGGGGTAGGCCAGATCATGCTCCTCGCAAAACTGCTCCAGCGTCATTTCTTCTCCCAGCAGATAAAATGTGCCGTTGACCCGGCGCGAAGCAGTACCTTCATGCTTTAAAGGGATTGGAGAAAGTACGGTTCCTGCATGATAGTCAGCGGCATGATCCACCAGAGTGGTTCGGGTGCTGGGAGATTTATGTGTCCCCCGCAGGTCATAGCAGTACCACCCATCAGGAATGATATCCCGCTGAATCAGCCAGTTGGTGAACAGCACAGGTTTTCCAAGCAACGCTGCGTGTTGCATGGAGTCTGTCCAGATGTTAATGCTCATTTAATCCCTCCCATATTCACAGTGTTTTCCCACTCGTGCTGGTTCCACAGCGTATCTTGTATCTGCGTACAGGGATTAATGCATCTGCAACCCATCTTGTACTTCAGGGAACGGATCACTGAGCTTTCGGAGCAGGCCAAATTCGGTCCTTCTCACACCATCCTCCCGCATATAAAAGTTGCCCATTGCTTCGAAATCCGTAAAGCCATCGAGGGTAGAGATCAGCTCCTCGTCCGCCCCGATCCGCTCCAACACCTGCTTGCCATATTCCTCCGGATCGTCCGGTACACGCTCGTAGTCATCCAGTTCGATGGAAAACCTCAAAGCCTCCTGGAGCGTTGCCGGCTGTTCCACCTCAAGGACAGAGAGGTATTTCAGCAATGCGCCATCCTCCTGATCCATTATCCGGATATTTTCCGCCAACTCGTCCAATTGCTCCAGTCTCAGATCCATCCCCTGGAGAGGAAGATATTCCCCCAGATAAGGCCGCAGGGCCTCCACCCGAGTGAGTTTCGCCATATTGAGGCTGTCCACTCCCAGAAGTTGTCTGGCGCTCTCCAATTGCTCAAAGGTCGCAGGCAGAGTGATCTGCGCTGTTTCGCTCTGTACACGAACAGGGCAGGGGTTTTCCATCCATATCCGGAAAACGCCGTCCAATCTCTCGTTCTCCAAAAGTTCAGGTGTCTTTTTCTGCACATAATTGCCGCTGGAATATTCTCCTCCATGCTTTTCCCGATATTCAGCCCCCACACGGGCATAATTGATATAGGGCTTGAAGCGATCCGGAAATGGTGTGATCCCTTTGTTCACAAGGTAGATGCCCAATTCTGA
This DNA window, taken from Dysosmobacter welbionis, encodes the following:
- a CDS encoding DUF6329 domain-containing protein: MDVEDSEQFQKLQKLAERTEALSPAKAAIFSGALDAECVWNLEGALTVADRLDEYMLVNNVSSDSELGIYLVNKGITPFPDRFKPYINYARVGAEYREKHGGEYSSGNYVQKKTPELLENERLDGVFRIWMENPCPVRVQSETAQITLPATFEQLESARQLLGVDSLNMAKLTRVEALRPYLGEYLPLQGMDLRLEQLDELAENIRIMDQEDGALLKYLSVLEVEQPATLQEALRFSIELDDYERVPDDPEEYGKQVLERIGADEELISTLDGFTDFEAMGNFYMREDGVRRTEFGLLRKLSDPFPEVQDGLQMH
- a CDS encoding LPD28 domain-containing protein — its product is MSINIWTDSMQHAALLGKPVLFTNWLIQRDIIPDGWYCYDLRGTHKSPSTRTTLVDHAADYHAGTVLSPIPLKHEGTASRRVNGTFYLLGEEMTLEQFCEEHDLAYPQDNREFVLRPASLDEVGLFYSEEKLDEALGTVGHLRMDFGHGEKEFWHTWWPITRIGSTPRSSKRCCSDLWTTCVRLDS